One genomic segment of Gossypium arboreum isolate Shixiya-1 chromosome 3, ASM2569848v2, whole genome shotgun sequence includes these proteins:
- the LOC108464292 gene encoding putative 1-phosphatidylinositol-3-phosphate 5-kinase FAB1C isoform X5 has translation MMIGVDKDLFQGLINCLDLILRMISTKFCKFCCDGVNVRRESRGMKYCDKVHPSLCESSEPPSPCFVNLETIKSDSLAQYLEAYDCEFTMQPVTSKIITSFSTHPSPVSISQSACRCRSDEEDANDFGKHFLSPSTKYCQDVSNVDSHSLNGRHDFYSCKSVGSSPSVNPFRNNFTPYRVGISVQKKQEGSPMAQYVAPFYQENMDALRKPNIGTEELDNIYDYSDDFIFHNHYEKSQKLLDFENNGLIWFPPPPEDENEEIESNFFTYDDEDDDIGDSGAMFSSSSSLSSMFPVREKQNEGIKEPLKAIIQGHFRVLVLQLLLSEGIKVGKEDNAGDWLDIITTIAWQAAKFVKPDTSRGGSMDPGDYVKVKCIASGNPSESTLVKGVVCTKNIKHKRMTSQYKNPRLLLLGGALEFQKAPNQLASFSTLLQQENDHLKMIIAKIEALHPNVLLVEKSVSSYAQEYLLEKEISLVLNVKRPLLERIARCSGALVCPSIDNLSIARLGHCKLFRVKKVSEEHEISNQLNKKPSKTLMFFEGCPRRLGCTVLLRGRSREELKKVKHVVQYAVFAAYHLSLETSFLADEGATLPKMKVKHSVIRPEKMQSDNVILVAPSSFYPSNFNAIGNSFTQNDASPSLNPKQGSLESFPNQDDQIHISPSFGGSILDTCNDDLTPIVDMDLCSLEQLSRLQMPTMFPCDIRDFPQSEKRETVTEEERHNMHELEKSKKIIEDEASSGCFSATDTHQSILVSFSSRCVLKGTVCERSRLFRIKFYGSFDKPLGRYLQDDLFDQASCCQSCNEPTEAHVICYTHRQGNLTINVRRLSSLKLPGERDGKIWMWHRCLRCAHIDGVPPATHRVVMSDAAWGLSFGKFLELSFSNHATANRVATCGHSLQRDCLRFYGFGNMIAFFRYTPIDILSVHLPLSMLEFSGDIQREWIRKEAAELMVKVEILYAEVLDVLDNIEQKNNSSNASDLSNHIMELRDQIQKERNDYISLLQPTAIETSHLDLTTMDILELNCLKRSLLIGLHVWDRRLNSLDSHLGKGSAFKGKPGLSKDGKLDAYRQKTYKSTDSLEPPKSDARLEQNSSLPTFESDVPEELDLALCIENKVENEETDKSVHSPTSTLSERIDSAWIGTDLLTLKVQYPEAYQGNELQTRLVKPTSKIDNLPLRKVASPMRVHSFDSVLRLQARIQKGLHPSTLHLSTLKSFHATRDYRTMVRDPVSNVTSTYSYTLPFEAQKLNLSLRSTPTLINCASHVAEGARLLLVQRVHSDIVIAVYDNDPASIISYALSSKEYEEWVDDKSIKMGGGWSIIDRSKKDSATSSFSPWQPFGSLDTDYTHFGSFGSEDTSSSIGAMFTDTKRSPHLIVSFGDDSYVGGGIVKFSVTCYFAKQFYSLRRKCCPNEVDFVRSLSRCQKWSAQGGKSNVYFAKSLDERFIIKQVQKTELESFNEFAPEYFKYLSDSLSSGSPTCLAKILGIYQVSVKHLKGGKETKMDLVVMENLFFRRSISRIYDLKGSARSRYNPDTSGRNKVLLDMNLLETLRTEPIFLGSKAKRILERAIWNDTSFLASIAVMDYSLLVGLDEEHNELVLGIIDFMRQYTWDKHLETWVKASGILGGPKNASPTIISPKQYKKRFRKAMTAYFLTVPDQWTL, from the exons ATGATGATAG GGGTTGATAAAGACCTCTTTCAGGGGTTGATTAACTGTTTGGATCTAATTTTGAG GATGATCAGTACTAAATTTTGCAAGTTTTGTTGTGATGGGGTTAACGTGAGGCGTGAAAGTAGAGGAATGAAGTATTGTGATAAAGTGCATCCCTCTCTCTGTGAGAGCTCAGAACCACCGTCCCCATGTTTTGTGAATCTCGAAACCATCAAAAGTGATAGCCTTGCCCAATATCTTGAAGCTTATGATTGTGAGTTTACAATGCAACCGGTAACAAGCAAGATTATAACTTCTTTTAGTACTCATCCTTCTCCGGTATCTATTTCACAATCTGCCTGCAG GTGTAGGAGTGATGAAGAAGATGCTAATGATTTTGGTAAGCATTTTTTGAGCCCTTCAACTAAATATTGTCAAGATGTTTCAAATGTAGATTCACATAGTCTTAATGGTAGACATGACTTTTATAGTTGTAAGTCTGTGGGATCAAGTCCTTCAGTTAATCCCTTTAGAAACAATTTTACTCCTTATAGAGTTGGGATTTCTGTACAGAAGAAGCAAGAAGGGAGCCCGATGGCTCAATATGTTGCTCCCTTTTATCAAGAAAACATGGATGCTTTAAGAAAGCCAAATATAGGGACCGAGGAACTTGATAATATTTATGATTACTCTGATGATTTTATTTTCCATAATCATTATGAAAAGTCACAAAAGCTTTTGGATTTTGAAAACAATGGCCTAATATGGTTTCCACCACCACCTGAGGATGAGAATGAGGAGATAGAGAGTAACTTCTTCACATatgatgatgaagatgatgatattGGGGATTCTGGCGCAATGTTCTCATCAAGTAGTAGCCTTTCAAGTATGTTCCCAGTAAGGGAGAAACAAAACGAAGGAATCAAAGAGCCCCTTAAAGCTATAATACAAGGGCATTTTAGGGTTTTGGTGTTGCAGCTTTTACTAAGTGAGGGTATCAAAGTTGGTAAAGAGGATAATGCTGGGGATTGGCTTGACATTATCACAACAATTGCATGGCAAGCTGCAAAATTTGTGAAACCAGATACTAGCAGAGGAGGCAGTATGGATCCTGGGGATTATGTAAAGGTTAAGTGTATAGCGTCAGGAAATCCCAGTGAAAG CACCCTTGTCAAGGGAGTGGTATGTACCAAAAATATAAAACACAAGCGCATGACCTCACAATACAAAAATCCTAGATTACTTCTTTTAGGAGGAGCCCTTGAATTTCAGAAAGCTCCAAATCAGCTGGCATCGTTTAGCACATTACTTCAACAG GAAAATGATCATCTCAAGATGATCATTGCAAAGATTGAGGCTCTTCACCCTAATGTTTTGCTTGTAGAAAAGAGTGTGTCTTCATATGCCCAAGAGTATCTGCTTGAAAAGGAAATATCATTAGTTCTCAATGTGAAAAGGCCATTATTAGAGCGGATAGCAAGGTGTAGTGGTGCTCTTGTTTGTCCATCGATTGATAATTTATCTATTGCACGCTTGGGCCACTGCAAATTATTTCGAGTCAAAAAAGTATCAGAAGAACATGAGATTTCCAATCAATTGAACAAAAAACCATCAAAAACATTGATGTTCTTTGAAGGTTGTCCCAGACGCTTAGGTTGCACg GTCTTGTTGAGAGGTAGATCTCGTGAAGAACTAAAAAAGGTTAAACATGTTGTCCAATACGCTGTTTTTGCAGCTTATCACTTATCGCTTGAAACTTCCTTCCTTGCTGACGAAGGTGCTACTCTGCCTAAGATGAAAGTAAAACATTCAGTTATTAGACCAGAGAAAATGCAGTCTGACAATGTCATTTTAGTTGCCCCTAGTTCCTTTTATCCTTCCAATTTCAATGCAATAGGCAATTCCTTCACTCAAAATGATGCATCTCCAAGTCTTAATCCAAAGCAAGGAAGCTTAGAATCATTTCCTAATCAGGATGATCAAATTCATATTTCCCCATCTTTTGGTGGTTCTATTCTAGATACATGCAATGATGATTTAACACCTATTGTGGATATGGATTTGTGTTCTTTGGAACAATTGAGTCGTTTACAAATGCCTACTATGTTTCCCTGTGATATTAGAGATTTTCCCCAATCTGAAAAGCGAGAAACTGTGACTGAAGAGGAGAGGCATAATATGCATGAATTGGAAAAATCTAAAAAGATTATAGAAGATGAAGCTTCCAGTGGATGTTTTTCAGCCACTGACACACACCAGAGTATATTGGTTTCATTTTCAAGTCGGTGTGTTCTAAAAGGAACTGTATGTGAACGTTCACGACTTTTTCGAATAAAGTTCTATGGGTCTTTTGATAAACCACTGGGAAGATACCTTcaagatgacttgtttgatcaa gCATCTTGTTGCCAGTCATGCAATGAGCCAACTGAAGCTCATGTCATATGTTATACTCACCGGCAAGGAAACCTGACAATCAATGTAAGGCGCCTTTCCTCTCTTAAGCTACCTGGTGAACGAGATGGGAAAATATGGATGTGGCACAGATGCCTTAGGTGTGCTCATATTGATGGGGTTCCTCCAGCAACTCATAGAGTGGTTATGTCTGATGCTGCTTGGGGACTTTCTTTTGGAAAGTTTTTGGAGCTTAGTTTTTCAAATCATGCAACTGCTAATCGTGTTGCAACTTGTGGTCATTCCTTGCAGAGGGACTGCCTTCGTTTCTATGG ATTTGGCAACATGATAGCATTTTTTCGCTATACCCCAATTGATATACTATCAGTACATTTGCCCCTATCAATGCTTGAGTTTAGTGGGGATATTCAACGAGAGTGGATAAGAAAAGAGGCAGCTGAG CTAATGGTCAAAGTGGAAATTTTATATGCGGAGGTATTGGATGTACTTGACAACATTGAACAAAAGAATAATTCATCAAATGCAAGTGACTTATCAAATCATATTATGGAACTAAGAGATCAGATTCAAAAGGAGAGAAATGATTACATT AGTTTGTTACAACCAACTGCTATCGAGACATCACATCTTGATTTGACAACTATGGACATCCTAGAACTGAATTGCTTAAAGCGTTCACTTCTAATTGGTTTGCATGTATGGGATCGACGACTTAATTCATTGGATTCTCATCTTGGGAAAGGTTCTGCATTCAAAGGTAAACCTGGTCTCTCCAAGGATGGGAAACTTGATGCTTATCGACAAAAAACCTACAAATCTACAGATTCACTAGAACCTCCTAAAAGTGACGCACGATTGGAGCAAAACTCTAGTTTGCCAACCTTTGAATCTGATGTGCCAGAAGAATTGGACCTTGCATTGTGTATTGAAAATAAAGTGGAGAATGAGGAAACAGATAAAAGTGTCCATTCTCCTACATCTACATTATCTGAAAGAATAGATTCTGCTTGGATAGGTACTGATCTACTTACATTAAAAGTTCAATATCCAGAAGCATATCAGGGAAATGAGCTCCAAACTCGCTTGGTCAAGCCAACAAGTAAAATCGATAATCTTCCTTTGAGAAAGGTAGCTTCTCCAATGAGGGTTCATTCTTTTGATTCTGTATTGAGACTCCAAGCAAGAATTCAAAAAGGATTGCACCCCTCAACATTGCATTTATCAACACTTAAATCATTTCATGCTACTAGAGATTATAGGACTATGGTGAGAGATCCTGTTTCTAATGTGACAAGTACCTACTCTTATACATTGCCATTTGAGGCACAAAAGTTGAATTTATCACTTCGATCCACACCCACGTTAATCAATTGTGCATCTCATGTGGCTGAAGGGGCTCGGCTACTTCTTGTGCAGAGGGTTCACAGTGATATCGTTATTGCTGTTTATGACAATGATCCCGCAAGTATAATATCATATGCTCTTAGTTCAAAAGAATATGAAGAATGGGTTGATGATAAGTCCATTAAAATGGGAGGAGGTTGGAGTATTATTGATAGAAGCAAAAAAGATTCTGCAACTTCCAGCTTTTCACCCTGGCAGCCATTTGGTTCACTTGACACGGATTATACACATTTTGGAAGTTTTGGCTCTGAAGATACTTCATCATCCATTGGTGCCATGTTTACTGATACAAAAAGGTCTCCACATTTAATAGTTTCTTTTGGAGATGACTCTTATGTTGGTGGTGGCATAGTGAAGTTTTCTGTTACTTGTTATTTTGCAAAACAATTTTATTCTCTTAGAAGAAAATGTTGCCCTAATGAAGTGGATTTTGTACGTTCCTTAAGCCGCTGTCAGAAATGGAGTGCACAAGGGGGAAAGAGCAATGTGTATTTTGCCAAATCGTTAGATGAGAGATTCATTATAAAGCAAGTACAAAAAACAGAGCTAGAATCTTTTAATGAATTTGCACCAGAGTACTTCAAGTATTTGTCTGATTCTCTTAGCTCAGGAAGCCCAACTTGCCTTGCAAAAATTCTTGGTATTTATCAG GTCTCTGTAAAACACTTGAAAGGTGGGAAAGAAACAAAAATGGATCTTGTGGTAATGGAGAACTTATTTTTCAGAAGAAGTATATCTAGGATTTATGATCTTAAGGGCTCTGCAAGATCACGATATAATCCAGACACATCAGGAAGAAACAAAGTACTATTAGACATGAATCTGTTAGAAACATTGCGAACAGAGCCTATTTTTCTTGGAAGCAAGGCAAAGAGAATTCTCGAGAGAGCTATTTGGAATGACACATCTTTCTTGGCA TCTATCGCAGTCATGGACTACTCGTTATTGGTTGGATTGGATGAGGAGCACAATGAGCTTGTATTAGGAATCATTGATTTCATGAGACAATATACCTGGGACAAGCACTTGGAGACATGGGTTAAAGCATCTGGGATACTAGGTGGGCCAAAAAATGCGTCCCCAACAATTATTTCTCCCAAACAATACAAGAAAAGATTCCGAAAAGCAATGACTGCATATTTTCTCACAGTACCTGATCAATGGACTTTGTGA
- the LOC108464292 gene encoding putative 1-phosphatidylinositol-3-phosphate 5-kinase FAB1C isoform X11 encodes MIVATRHTIVVPNLSPIYDDSRGMKYCDKVHPSLCESSEPPSPCFVNLETIKSDSLAQYLEAYDCEFTMQPVTSKIITSFSTHPSPVSISQSACRCRSDEEDANDFGKHFLSPSTKYCQDVSNVDSHSLNGRHDFYSCKSVGSSPSVNPFRNNFTPYRVGISVQKKQEGSPMAQYVAPFYQENMDALRKPNIGTEELDNIYDYSDDFIFHNHYEKSQKLLDFENNGLIWFPPPPEDENEEIESNFFTYDDEDDDIGDSGAMFSSSSSLSSMFPVREKQNEGIKEPLKAIIQGHFRVLVLQLLLSEGIKVGKEDNAGDWLDIITTIAWQAAKFVKPDTSRGGSMDPGDYVKVKCIASGNPSESTLVKGVVCTKNIKHKRMTSQYKNPRLLLLGGALEFQKAPNQLASFSTLLQQENDHLKMIIAKIEALHPNVLLVEKSVSSYAQEYLLEKEISLVLNVKRPLLERIARCSGALVCPSIDNLSIARLGHCKLFRVKKVSEEHEISNQLNKKPSKTLMFFEGCPRRLGCTVLLRGRSREELKKVKHVVQYAVFAAYHLSLETSFLADEGATLPKMKVKHSVIRPEKMQSDNVILVAPSSFYPSNFNAIGNSFTQNDASPSLNPKQGSLESFPNQDDQIHISPSFGGSILDTCNDDLTPIVDMDLCSLEQLSRLQMPTMFPCDIRDFPQSEKRETVTEEERHNMHELEKSKKIIEDEASSGCFSATDTHQSILVSFSSRCVLKGTVCERSRLFRIKFYGSFDKPLGRYLQDDLFDQASCCQSCNEPTEAHVICYTHRQGNLTINVRRLSSLKLPGERDGKIWMWHRCLRCAHIDGVPPATHRVVMSDAAWGLSFGKFLELSFSNHATANRVATCGHSLQRDCLRFYGFGNMIAFFRYTPIDILSVHLPLSMLEFSGDIQREWIRKEAAELMVKVEILYAEVLDVLDNIEQKNNSSNASDLSNHIMELRDQIQKERNDYISLLQPTAIETSHLDLTTMDILELNCLKRSLLIGLHVWDRRLNSLDSHLGKGSAFKGKPGLSKDGKLDAYRQKTYKSTDSLEPPKSDARLEQNSSLPTFESDVPEELDLALCIENKVENEETDKSVHSPTSTLSERIDSAWIGTDLLTLKVQYPEAYQGNELQTRLVKPTSKIDNLPLRKVASPMRVHSFDSVLRLQARIQKGLHPSTLHLSTLKSFHATRDYRTMVRDPVSNVTSTYSYTLPFEAQKLNLSLRSTPTLINCASHVAEGARLLLVQRVHSDIVIAVYDNDPASIISYALSSKEYEEWVDDKSIKMGGGWSIIDRSKKDSATSSFSPWQPFGSLDTDYTHFGSFGSEDTSSSIGAMFTDTKRSPHLIVSFGDDSYVGGGIVKFSVTCYFAKQFYSLRRKCCPNEVDFVRSLSRCQKWSAQGGKSNVYFAKSLDERFIIKQVQKTELESFNEFAPEYFKYLSDSLSSGSPTCLAKILGIYQVSVKHLKGGKETKMDLVVMENLFFRRSISRIYDLKGSARSRYNPDTSGRNKVLLDMNLLETLRTEPIFLGSKAKRILERAIWNDTSFLASIAVMDYSLLVGLDEEHNELVLGIIDFMRQYTWDKHLETWVKASGILGGPKNASPTIISPKQYKKRFRKAMTAYFLTVPDQWTL; translated from the exons ATGATCGTGGCAACCCGTCATACTATAGTTGTCCCTAACCTCAGTCCAATCTATGATGATAG TAGAGGAATGAAGTATTGTGATAAAGTGCATCCCTCTCTCTGTGAGAGCTCAGAACCACCGTCCCCATGTTTTGTGAATCTCGAAACCATCAAAAGTGATAGCCTTGCCCAATATCTTGAAGCTTATGATTGTGAGTTTACAATGCAACCGGTAACAAGCAAGATTATAACTTCTTTTAGTACTCATCCTTCTCCGGTATCTATTTCACAATCTGCCTGCAG GTGTAGGAGTGATGAAGAAGATGCTAATGATTTTGGTAAGCATTTTTTGAGCCCTTCAACTAAATATTGTCAAGATGTTTCAAATGTAGATTCACATAGTCTTAATGGTAGACATGACTTTTATAGTTGTAAGTCTGTGGGATCAAGTCCTTCAGTTAATCCCTTTAGAAACAATTTTACTCCTTATAGAGTTGGGATTTCTGTACAGAAGAAGCAAGAAGGGAGCCCGATGGCTCAATATGTTGCTCCCTTTTATCAAGAAAACATGGATGCTTTAAGAAAGCCAAATATAGGGACCGAGGAACTTGATAATATTTATGATTACTCTGATGATTTTATTTTCCATAATCATTATGAAAAGTCACAAAAGCTTTTGGATTTTGAAAACAATGGCCTAATATGGTTTCCACCACCACCTGAGGATGAGAATGAGGAGATAGAGAGTAACTTCTTCACATatgatgatgaagatgatgatattGGGGATTCTGGCGCAATGTTCTCATCAAGTAGTAGCCTTTCAAGTATGTTCCCAGTAAGGGAGAAACAAAACGAAGGAATCAAAGAGCCCCTTAAAGCTATAATACAAGGGCATTTTAGGGTTTTGGTGTTGCAGCTTTTACTAAGTGAGGGTATCAAAGTTGGTAAAGAGGATAATGCTGGGGATTGGCTTGACATTATCACAACAATTGCATGGCAAGCTGCAAAATTTGTGAAACCAGATACTAGCAGAGGAGGCAGTATGGATCCTGGGGATTATGTAAAGGTTAAGTGTATAGCGTCAGGAAATCCCAGTGAAAG CACCCTTGTCAAGGGAGTGGTATGTACCAAAAATATAAAACACAAGCGCATGACCTCACAATACAAAAATCCTAGATTACTTCTTTTAGGAGGAGCCCTTGAATTTCAGAAAGCTCCAAATCAGCTGGCATCGTTTAGCACATTACTTCAACAG GAAAATGATCATCTCAAGATGATCATTGCAAAGATTGAGGCTCTTCACCCTAATGTTTTGCTTGTAGAAAAGAGTGTGTCTTCATATGCCCAAGAGTATCTGCTTGAAAAGGAAATATCATTAGTTCTCAATGTGAAAAGGCCATTATTAGAGCGGATAGCAAGGTGTAGTGGTGCTCTTGTTTGTCCATCGATTGATAATTTATCTATTGCACGCTTGGGCCACTGCAAATTATTTCGAGTCAAAAAAGTATCAGAAGAACATGAGATTTCCAATCAATTGAACAAAAAACCATCAAAAACATTGATGTTCTTTGAAGGTTGTCCCAGACGCTTAGGTTGCACg GTCTTGTTGAGAGGTAGATCTCGTGAAGAACTAAAAAAGGTTAAACATGTTGTCCAATACGCTGTTTTTGCAGCTTATCACTTATCGCTTGAAACTTCCTTCCTTGCTGACGAAGGTGCTACTCTGCCTAAGATGAAAGTAAAACATTCAGTTATTAGACCAGAGAAAATGCAGTCTGACAATGTCATTTTAGTTGCCCCTAGTTCCTTTTATCCTTCCAATTTCAATGCAATAGGCAATTCCTTCACTCAAAATGATGCATCTCCAAGTCTTAATCCAAAGCAAGGAAGCTTAGAATCATTTCCTAATCAGGATGATCAAATTCATATTTCCCCATCTTTTGGTGGTTCTATTCTAGATACATGCAATGATGATTTAACACCTATTGTGGATATGGATTTGTGTTCTTTGGAACAATTGAGTCGTTTACAAATGCCTACTATGTTTCCCTGTGATATTAGAGATTTTCCCCAATCTGAAAAGCGAGAAACTGTGACTGAAGAGGAGAGGCATAATATGCATGAATTGGAAAAATCTAAAAAGATTATAGAAGATGAAGCTTCCAGTGGATGTTTTTCAGCCACTGACACACACCAGAGTATATTGGTTTCATTTTCAAGTCGGTGTGTTCTAAAAGGAACTGTATGTGAACGTTCACGACTTTTTCGAATAAAGTTCTATGGGTCTTTTGATAAACCACTGGGAAGATACCTTcaagatgacttgtttgatcaa gCATCTTGTTGCCAGTCATGCAATGAGCCAACTGAAGCTCATGTCATATGTTATACTCACCGGCAAGGAAACCTGACAATCAATGTAAGGCGCCTTTCCTCTCTTAAGCTACCTGGTGAACGAGATGGGAAAATATGGATGTGGCACAGATGCCTTAGGTGTGCTCATATTGATGGGGTTCCTCCAGCAACTCATAGAGTGGTTATGTCTGATGCTGCTTGGGGACTTTCTTTTGGAAAGTTTTTGGAGCTTAGTTTTTCAAATCATGCAACTGCTAATCGTGTTGCAACTTGTGGTCATTCCTTGCAGAGGGACTGCCTTCGTTTCTATGG ATTTGGCAACATGATAGCATTTTTTCGCTATACCCCAATTGATATACTATCAGTACATTTGCCCCTATCAATGCTTGAGTTTAGTGGGGATATTCAACGAGAGTGGATAAGAAAAGAGGCAGCTGAG CTAATGGTCAAAGTGGAAATTTTATATGCGGAGGTATTGGATGTACTTGACAACATTGAACAAAAGAATAATTCATCAAATGCAAGTGACTTATCAAATCATATTATGGAACTAAGAGATCAGATTCAAAAGGAGAGAAATGATTACATT AGTTTGTTACAACCAACTGCTATCGAGACATCACATCTTGATTTGACAACTATGGACATCCTAGAACTGAATTGCTTAAAGCGTTCACTTCTAATTGGTTTGCATGTATGGGATCGACGACTTAATTCATTGGATTCTCATCTTGGGAAAGGTTCTGCATTCAAAGGTAAACCTGGTCTCTCCAAGGATGGGAAACTTGATGCTTATCGACAAAAAACCTACAAATCTACAGATTCACTAGAACCTCCTAAAAGTGACGCACGATTGGAGCAAAACTCTAGTTTGCCAACCTTTGAATCTGATGTGCCAGAAGAATTGGACCTTGCATTGTGTATTGAAAATAAAGTGGAGAATGAGGAAACAGATAAAAGTGTCCATTCTCCTACATCTACATTATCTGAAAGAATAGATTCTGCTTGGATAGGTACTGATCTACTTACATTAAAAGTTCAATATCCAGAAGCATATCAGGGAAATGAGCTCCAAACTCGCTTGGTCAAGCCAACAAGTAAAATCGATAATCTTCCTTTGAGAAAGGTAGCTTCTCCAATGAGGGTTCATTCTTTTGATTCTGTATTGAGACTCCAAGCAAGAATTCAAAAAGGATTGCACCCCTCAACATTGCATTTATCAACACTTAAATCATTTCATGCTACTAGAGATTATAGGACTATGGTGAGAGATCCTGTTTCTAATGTGACAAGTACCTACTCTTATACATTGCCATTTGAGGCACAAAAGTTGAATTTATCACTTCGATCCACACCCACGTTAATCAATTGTGCATCTCATGTGGCTGAAGGGGCTCGGCTACTTCTTGTGCAGAGGGTTCACAGTGATATCGTTATTGCTGTTTATGACAATGATCCCGCAAGTATAATATCATATGCTCTTAGTTCAAAAGAATATGAAGAATGGGTTGATGATAAGTCCATTAAAATGGGAGGAGGTTGGAGTATTATTGATAGAAGCAAAAAAGATTCTGCAACTTCCAGCTTTTCACCCTGGCAGCCATTTGGTTCACTTGACACGGATTATACACATTTTGGAAGTTTTGGCTCTGAAGATACTTCATCATCCATTGGTGCCATGTTTACTGATACAAAAAGGTCTCCACATTTAATAGTTTCTTTTGGAGATGACTCTTATGTTGGTGGTGGCATAGTGAAGTTTTCTGTTACTTGTTATTTTGCAAAACAATTTTATTCTCTTAGAAGAAAATGTTGCCCTAATGAAGTGGATTTTGTACGTTCCTTAAGCCGCTGTCAGAAATGGAGTGCACAAGGGGGAAAGAGCAATGTGTATTTTGCCAAATCGTTAGATGAGAGATTCATTATAAAGCAAGTACAAAAAACAGAGCTAGAATCTTTTAATGAATTTGCACCAGAGTACTTCAAGTATTTGTCTGATTCTCTTAGCTCAGGAAGCCCAACTTGCCTTGCAAAAATTCTTGGTATTTATCAG GTCTCTGTAAAACACTTGAAAGGTGGGAAAGAAACAAAAATGGATCTTGTGGTAATGGAGAACTTATTTTTCAGAAGAAGTATATCTAGGATTTATGATCTTAAGGGCTCTGCAAGATCACGATATAATCCAGACACATCAGGAAGAAACAAAGTACTATTAGACATGAATCTGTTAGAAACATTGCGAACAGAGCCTATTTTTCTTGGAAGCAAGGCAAAGAGAATTCTCGAGAGAGCTATTTGGAATGACACATCTTTCTTGGCA TCTATCGCAGTCATGGACTACTCGTTATTGGTTGGATTGGATGAGGAGCACAATGAGCTTGTATTAGGAATCATTGATTTCATGAGACAATATACCTGGGACAAGCACTTGGAGACATGGGTTAAAGCATCTGGGATACTAGGTGGGCCAAAAAATGCGTCCCCAACAATTATTTCTCCCAAACAATACAAGAAAAGATTCCGAAAAGCAATGACTGCATATTTTCTCACAGTACCTGATCAATGGACTTTGTGA